One window of the Chanodichthys erythropterus isolate Z2021 chromosome 2, ASM2448905v1, whole genome shotgun sequence genome contains the following:
- the arnt gene encoding aryl hydrocarbon receptor nuclear translocator isoform X4, whose protein sequence is MTSANSDMPEVSSLAMATPAGSHSNSATVVPKANNKRQATSDYDDDEGSKLFRCDDDGGGSNDKERFARENHSEIERRRRNKMTAYITELSDMVPTCSALARKPDKLTILRMAVSHMKSLRGSGNTSTDGAYKPSFLTDQELKHLILEAADGFLFVVSCETGRVIYVSDSVTPVLNQAQSDWLGSSLYDQLHPDDTEKLREQLSTTENNNSGRMLDMKTGTVKKEGGQTSVRMSMGARRSFICRMRCGVCPVEPVSMNRLNFLRSRNRNGLGPPKEGEPQYVVVHCTGYIKSWPPAGVTLSEEEADNNQGNRFCLVAIGRLQVTCCPGDTNVNNISVPVEFISRHNCQGVYTFVDHRCLATVGYQPQELLGKSVLDFAHPEDQGLLRDSLQQVVKLRGQVLSVMFRFQSKSREWIWMRTSSFTFQNPFSEEIEYIICTNSNVKQLQQQQAELDGGIGRDAAYETNQVALPQVPVQTVGVVNADHNSKAMSSSASSGQQVYPPAASFPSTARPSEPFRSAAMPQQMVPVAHSAGQMLAQMSRQNTPSGVTASNNNNNSPIQAPVGPTAPPGVWSATRPPFNTQQVAGQVGKGPSSQFNMGGFSSAPTSSTSSSFGQMGGASASMANTSYQQINSHTNPSTNGYGDVSQMGAQFSSRPAEGVAGWQQWQNQPHTQGTADTHSQSQNNQPEMFPDVLSMLDQTGSFGNDDFGEIPMFPPFPE, encoded by the exons ATGACATCAGCTAATTCAG ATATGCCTGAGGTCTCTTCACTGGCCATGGCCACACCAGCTGGATCTCATTCTAACAGTGCCACCGTTGTGCCGAAGGCCAATAACAAGCGACAAGCCAC CTCGGACTATGACGACGATGAGGGAAGCAAATTATTCAG GTGTGATGATGATGGAGGTGGATCGAATGACAAGGAGAGATTTGCCAG GGAGAATCACAGCGAGATCGAGCGGAGGCGGAGAAATAAGATGACCGCTTACATCACAGAGCTGTCAGACATGGTGCCCACCTGCAGCGCACTGGCACGCAAACCAGACAAGCTCACCATCCTGCGCATGGCTGTGTCGCACATGAAGTCGCTCAGAGGGAGCGGCAACACCAGCACCGATGGAGCCTATAAACCGTCCTTTCTCACAGACCAG GAGCTGAAGCACCTGATTTTAGAGGCAGCTGATGGTTTCCTGTTTGTTGTGTCATGCGAGACCGGACGCGTCATTTATGTTTCGGACTCTGTTACGCCGGTTCTGAATCAGGCACAGTCGGATTGGCTTGGATCATCACTGTACGACCAGCTTCATCCAGACGACACAGAGAAACTCCGAGAGCAGCTTTCCACAACTGAAAACAACAACagcg GTCGGATGTTGGACATGAAAACAGGCACGGTAAAGAAAGAGGGTGGTCAGACATCTGTGAGGATGAGTATGGGTGCACGTCGCTCCTTCATCTGCAGGATGAG ATGTGGAGTGTGTCCAGTAGAGCCAGTATCCATGAACAGACTCAACTTCCTGAGAAGCAGAAACAG GAATGGATTGGGTCCTCCTAAGGAAGGTGAACCGCAGTATGTGGTTGTGCACTGCACAGGCTACATCAAATCTTGGCCTCCTGCAG gagtGACTCTTTCTGAAGAGGAGGCTGATAATAATCAGGGAAATCGTTTTTGTCTGGTCGCCATTGGAAGGCTGCAG GTCACCTGTTGCCCAGGCGACACAAACGTAAATAACATCAGCGTTCCAGTGGAATTTATTTCCCGCCACAACTGCCAGGGCGTTTACACCTTTGTGGATCACCGCTGTCTGGCAACAGTGGGCTACCAACCTCAG GAGTTACTGGGGAAGAGCGTTCTGGATTTTGCACACCCAGAAGACCAGGGCTTACTGCGAGACAGCCTTCAGCAG GTTGTGAAACTGCGAGGTCAGGTGCTTTCGGTGATGTTCCGCTTCCAGTCTAAATCGCGCGAGTGGATCTGGATGAGAACAAGCTCGTTCACCTTCCAGAATCCTTTCTCTGAAGAGATCGAGTACATCATCTGCACCAACTCCAATGTCAA GCAGTTGCAGCAGCAGCAGGCGGAGTTAGATGGAGGGATAGGTAGAGATGCAGCCTATGAAACCAATCAGGTCGCTCTTCCTCAG GTTCCAGTGCAGACTGTAGGTGTAGTCAATGCTGATCACA ACTCTAAGGCCATGTCCTCCAGTGCCTCTAGTGGACAGCAGGTTTACCCACCAGCAGCATCTTTCCCCAGTACTGCACGTCCCAGTGAGCCCTTCAG GTCAGCTGCAATGCCCCAGCAGATGGTGCCGGTGGCTCATTCAGCAGGTCAGATGCTGGCGCAGATGTCCCGTCAGAACACGCCCTCTGGAGTCACCgccagcaacaacaacaacaacagcccCATCCAGGCCCCGGTGGGACCCACAGCGCCTCCTGGAGTCTGGTCTGCCACACGACCTCCCTTCAACACACAG CAGGTGGCAGGTCAAGTTGGAAAAGGTCCGTCATCTCAGTTTAACATGGGTGGTTTCAGCTCCGCCCCTACGTCCTCCACTTCCTCTTCCTTTGGCCAGATGGGCGGAGCTTCTGCTTCAATGGCAAACACAAGTTACCAACAGATAAACAGTCACACAAACCCCTCAACTAATGGATATG GCGACGTTAGTCAGATGGGAGCGCAGTTCAGCTCCAGGCCAGCAGAGGGAGTTGCAGGGTGGCAGCAGTGGCAAAATCAGCCACACACGCAAGGCACTGCAGACACACACTCGCAGTCTCAAAACAACCAGCCAGAGATGTTTCCG GATGTTCTCTCCATGTTGGATCAGACCGGCAGCTTCGGGAACGATGACTTCGGAGAGATACCCATGTTTCCTCCTTTCCCCGAGTGA
- the arnt gene encoding aryl hydrocarbon receptor nuclear translocator isoform X3, producing MTSANSDMPEVSSLAMATPAGSHSNSATVVPKANNKRQATSDYDDDEGSKLFRCDDDGGGSNDKERFARENHSEIERRRRNKMTAYITELSDMVPTCSALARKPDKLTILRMAVSHMKSLRGSGNTSTDGAYKPSFLTDQELKHLILEAADGFLFVVSCETGRVIYVSDSVTPVLNQAQSDWLGSSLYDQLHPDDTEKLREQLSTTENNNSGRMLDMKTGTVKKEGGQTSVRMSMGARRSFICRMRCGVCPVEPVSMNRLNFLRSRNRNGLGPPKEGEPQYVVVHCTGYIKSWPPAGVTLSEEEADNNQGNRFCLVAIGRLQVTCCPGDTNVNNISVPVEFISRHNCQGVYTFVDHRCLATVGYQPQELLGKSVLDFAHPEDQGLLRDSLQQVVKLRGQVLSVMFRFQSKSREWIWMRTSSFTFQNPFSEEIEYIICTNSNVNRGPNQDSLSPLSSPGVSLPPSLGQSSPNCPSTPSPGQVTARQLQQQQAELDGGIGRDAAYETNQVALPQVPVQTVGVVNADHNSKAMSSSASSGQQVYPPAASFPSTARPSEPFRSAAMPQQMVPVAHSAGQMLAQMSRQNTPSGVTASNNNNNSPIQAPVGPTAPPGVWSATRPPFNTQVAGQVGKGPSSQFNMGGFSSAPTSSTSSSFGQMGGASASMANTSYQQINSHTNPSTNGYGDVSQMGAQFSSRPAEGVAGWQQWQNQPHTQGTADTHSQSQNNQPEMFPDVLSMLDQTGSFGNDDFGEIPMFPPFPE from the exons ATGACATCAGCTAATTCAG ATATGCCTGAGGTCTCTTCACTGGCCATGGCCACACCAGCTGGATCTCATTCTAACAGTGCCACCGTTGTGCCGAAGGCCAATAACAAGCGACAAGCCAC CTCGGACTATGACGACGATGAGGGAAGCAAATTATTCAG GTGTGATGATGATGGAGGTGGATCGAATGACAAGGAGAGATTTGCCAG GGAGAATCACAGCGAGATCGAGCGGAGGCGGAGAAATAAGATGACCGCTTACATCACAGAGCTGTCAGACATGGTGCCCACCTGCAGCGCACTGGCACGCAAACCAGACAAGCTCACCATCCTGCGCATGGCTGTGTCGCACATGAAGTCGCTCAGAGGGAGCGGCAACACCAGCACCGATGGAGCCTATAAACCGTCCTTTCTCACAGACCAG GAGCTGAAGCACCTGATTTTAGAGGCAGCTGATGGTTTCCTGTTTGTTGTGTCATGCGAGACCGGACGCGTCATTTATGTTTCGGACTCTGTTACGCCGGTTCTGAATCAGGCACAGTCGGATTGGCTTGGATCATCACTGTACGACCAGCTTCATCCAGACGACACAGAGAAACTCCGAGAGCAGCTTTCCACAACTGAAAACAACAACagcg GTCGGATGTTGGACATGAAAACAGGCACGGTAAAGAAAGAGGGTGGTCAGACATCTGTGAGGATGAGTATGGGTGCACGTCGCTCCTTCATCTGCAGGATGAG ATGTGGAGTGTGTCCAGTAGAGCCAGTATCCATGAACAGACTCAACTTCCTGAGAAGCAGAAACAG GAATGGATTGGGTCCTCCTAAGGAAGGTGAACCGCAGTATGTGGTTGTGCACTGCACAGGCTACATCAAATCTTGGCCTCCTGCAG gagtGACTCTTTCTGAAGAGGAGGCTGATAATAATCAGGGAAATCGTTTTTGTCTGGTCGCCATTGGAAGGCTGCAG GTCACCTGTTGCCCAGGCGACACAAACGTAAATAACATCAGCGTTCCAGTGGAATTTATTTCCCGCCACAACTGCCAGGGCGTTTACACCTTTGTGGATCACCGCTGTCTGGCAACAGTGGGCTACCAACCTCAG GAGTTACTGGGGAAGAGCGTTCTGGATTTTGCACACCCAGAAGACCAGGGCTTACTGCGAGACAGCCTTCAGCAG GTTGTGAAACTGCGAGGTCAGGTGCTTTCGGTGATGTTCCGCTTCCAGTCTAAATCGCGCGAGTGGATCTGGATGAGAACAAGCTCGTTCACCTTCCAGAATCCTTTCTCTGAAGAGATCGAGTACATCATCTGCACCAACTCCAATGTCAA TAGAGGTCCGAATCAGGATTCCCTGTCCCCCCTTTCCTCCCCGGGGGTTTCACTGCCCCCTTCACTGGGGCAGAGCAGTCCTAACTGCCCCTCCACACCCAGCCCAGGTCAAGTCACAGCCAG GCAGTTGCAGCAGCAGCAGGCGGAGTTAGATGGAGGGATAGGTAGAGATGCAGCCTATGAAACCAATCAGGTCGCTCTTCCTCAG GTTCCAGTGCAGACTGTAGGTGTAGTCAATGCTGATCACA ACTCTAAGGCCATGTCCTCCAGTGCCTCTAGTGGACAGCAGGTTTACCCACCAGCAGCATCTTTCCCCAGTACTGCACGTCCCAGTGAGCCCTTCAG GTCAGCTGCAATGCCCCAGCAGATGGTGCCGGTGGCTCATTCAGCAGGTCAGATGCTGGCGCAGATGTCCCGTCAGAACACGCCCTCTGGAGTCACCgccagcaacaacaacaacaacagcccCATCCAGGCCCCGGTGGGACCCACAGCGCCTCCTGGAGTCTGGTCTGCCACACGACCTCCCTTCAACACACAG GTGGCAGGTCAAGTTGGAAAAGGTCCGTCATCTCAGTTTAACATGGGTGGTTTCAGCTCCGCCCCTACGTCCTCCACTTCCTCTTCCTTTGGCCAGATGGGCGGAGCTTCTGCTTCAATGGCAAACACAAGTTACCAACAGATAAACAGTCACACAAACCCCTCAACTAATGGATATG GCGACGTTAGTCAGATGGGAGCGCAGTTCAGCTCCAGGCCAGCAGAGGGAGTTGCAGGGTGGCAGCAGTGGCAAAATCAGCCACACACGCAAGGCACTGCAGACACACACTCGCAGTCTCAAAACAACCAGCCAGAGATGTTTCCG GATGTTCTCTCCATGTTGGATCAGACCGGCAGCTTCGGGAACGATGACTTCGGAGAGATACCCATGTTTCCTCCTTTCCCCGAGTGA
- the arnt gene encoding aryl hydrocarbon receptor nuclear translocator isoform X1, with protein MTSANSDMPEVSSLAMATPAGSHSNSATVVPKANNKRQATSDYDDDEGSKLFRCDDDGGGSNDKERFARENHSEIERRRRNKMTAYITELSDMVPTCSALARKPDKLTILRMAVSHMKSLRGSGNTSTDGAYKPSFLTDQELKHLILEAADGFLFVVSCETGRVIYVSDSVTPVLNQAQSDWLGSSLYDQLHPDDTEKLREQLSTTENNNSGRMLDMKTGTVKKEGGQTSVRMSMGARRSFICRMRCGVCPVEPVSMNRLNFLRSRNRNGLGPPKEGEPQYVVVHCTGYIKSWPPAGVTLSEEEADNNQGNRFCLVAIGRLQVTCCPGDTNVNNISVPVEFISRHNCQGVYTFVDHRCLATVGYQPQELLGKSVLDFAHPEDQGLLRDSLQQVVKLRGQVLSVMFRFQSKSREWIWMRTSSFTFQNPFSEEIEYIICTNSNVNRGPNQDSLSPLSSPGVSLPPSLGQSSPNCPSTPSPGQVTARQLQQQQAELDGGIGRDAAYETNQVALPQVPVQTVGVVNADHNSKAMSSSASSGQQVYPPAASFPSTARPSEPFRSAAMPQQMVPVAHSAGQMLAQMSRQNTPSGVTASNNNNNSPIQAPVGPTAPPGVWSATRPPFNTQQVAGQVGKGPSSQFNMGGFSSAPTSSTSSSFGQMGGASASMANTSYQQINSHTNPSTNGYGDVSQMGAQFSSRPAEGVAGWQQWQNQPHTQGTADTHSQSQNNQPEMFPDVLSMLDQTGSFGNDDFGEIPMFPPFPE; from the exons ATGACATCAGCTAATTCAG ATATGCCTGAGGTCTCTTCACTGGCCATGGCCACACCAGCTGGATCTCATTCTAACAGTGCCACCGTTGTGCCGAAGGCCAATAACAAGCGACAAGCCAC CTCGGACTATGACGACGATGAGGGAAGCAAATTATTCAG GTGTGATGATGATGGAGGTGGATCGAATGACAAGGAGAGATTTGCCAG GGAGAATCACAGCGAGATCGAGCGGAGGCGGAGAAATAAGATGACCGCTTACATCACAGAGCTGTCAGACATGGTGCCCACCTGCAGCGCACTGGCACGCAAACCAGACAAGCTCACCATCCTGCGCATGGCTGTGTCGCACATGAAGTCGCTCAGAGGGAGCGGCAACACCAGCACCGATGGAGCCTATAAACCGTCCTTTCTCACAGACCAG GAGCTGAAGCACCTGATTTTAGAGGCAGCTGATGGTTTCCTGTTTGTTGTGTCATGCGAGACCGGACGCGTCATTTATGTTTCGGACTCTGTTACGCCGGTTCTGAATCAGGCACAGTCGGATTGGCTTGGATCATCACTGTACGACCAGCTTCATCCAGACGACACAGAGAAACTCCGAGAGCAGCTTTCCACAACTGAAAACAACAACagcg GTCGGATGTTGGACATGAAAACAGGCACGGTAAAGAAAGAGGGTGGTCAGACATCTGTGAGGATGAGTATGGGTGCACGTCGCTCCTTCATCTGCAGGATGAG ATGTGGAGTGTGTCCAGTAGAGCCAGTATCCATGAACAGACTCAACTTCCTGAGAAGCAGAAACAG GAATGGATTGGGTCCTCCTAAGGAAGGTGAACCGCAGTATGTGGTTGTGCACTGCACAGGCTACATCAAATCTTGGCCTCCTGCAG gagtGACTCTTTCTGAAGAGGAGGCTGATAATAATCAGGGAAATCGTTTTTGTCTGGTCGCCATTGGAAGGCTGCAG GTCACCTGTTGCCCAGGCGACACAAACGTAAATAACATCAGCGTTCCAGTGGAATTTATTTCCCGCCACAACTGCCAGGGCGTTTACACCTTTGTGGATCACCGCTGTCTGGCAACAGTGGGCTACCAACCTCAG GAGTTACTGGGGAAGAGCGTTCTGGATTTTGCACACCCAGAAGACCAGGGCTTACTGCGAGACAGCCTTCAGCAG GTTGTGAAACTGCGAGGTCAGGTGCTTTCGGTGATGTTCCGCTTCCAGTCTAAATCGCGCGAGTGGATCTGGATGAGAACAAGCTCGTTCACCTTCCAGAATCCTTTCTCTGAAGAGATCGAGTACATCATCTGCACCAACTCCAATGTCAA TAGAGGTCCGAATCAGGATTCCCTGTCCCCCCTTTCCTCCCCGGGGGTTTCACTGCCCCCTTCACTGGGGCAGAGCAGTCCTAACTGCCCCTCCACACCCAGCCCAGGTCAAGTCACAGCCAG GCAGTTGCAGCAGCAGCAGGCGGAGTTAGATGGAGGGATAGGTAGAGATGCAGCCTATGAAACCAATCAGGTCGCTCTTCCTCAG GTTCCAGTGCAGACTGTAGGTGTAGTCAATGCTGATCACA ACTCTAAGGCCATGTCCTCCAGTGCCTCTAGTGGACAGCAGGTTTACCCACCAGCAGCATCTTTCCCCAGTACTGCACGTCCCAGTGAGCCCTTCAG GTCAGCTGCAATGCCCCAGCAGATGGTGCCGGTGGCTCATTCAGCAGGTCAGATGCTGGCGCAGATGTCCCGTCAGAACACGCCCTCTGGAGTCACCgccagcaacaacaacaacaacagcccCATCCAGGCCCCGGTGGGACCCACAGCGCCTCCTGGAGTCTGGTCTGCCACACGACCTCCCTTCAACACACAG CAGGTGGCAGGTCAAGTTGGAAAAGGTCCGTCATCTCAGTTTAACATGGGTGGTTTCAGCTCCGCCCCTACGTCCTCCACTTCCTCTTCCTTTGGCCAGATGGGCGGAGCTTCTGCTTCAATGGCAAACACAAGTTACCAACAGATAAACAGTCACACAAACCCCTCAACTAATGGATATG GCGACGTTAGTCAGATGGGAGCGCAGTTCAGCTCCAGGCCAGCAGAGGGAGTTGCAGGGTGGCAGCAGTGGCAAAATCAGCCACACACGCAAGGCACTGCAGACACACACTCGCAGTCTCAAAACAACCAGCCAGAGATGTTTCCG GATGTTCTCTCCATGTTGGATCAGACCGGCAGCTTCGGGAACGATGACTTCGGAGAGATACCCATGTTTCCTCCTTTCCCCGAGTGA
- the arnt gene encoding aryl hydrocarbon receptor nuclear translocator isoform X2 gives MTSANSDMPEVSSLAMATPAGSHSNSATVVPKANNKRQATSDYDDDEGSKLFRCDDDGGGSNDKERFARENHSEIERRRRNKMTAYITELSDMVPTCSALARKPDKLTILRMAVSHMKSLRGSGNTSTDGAYKPSFLTDQELKHLILEAADGFLFVVSCETGRVIYVSDSVTPVLNQAQSDWLGSSLYDQLHPDDTEKLREQLSTTENNNSGRMLDMKTGTVKKEGGQTSVRMSMGARRSFICRMRCGVCPVEPVSMNRLNFLRSRNRNGLGPPKEGEPQYVVVHCTGYIKSWPPAGVTLSEEEADNNQGNRFCLVAIGRLQVTCCPGDTNVNNISVPVEFISRHNCQGVYTFVDHRCLATVGYQPQELLGKSVLDFAHPEDQGLLRDSLQQVVKLRGQVLSVMFRFQSKSREWIWMRTSSFTFQNPFSEEIEYIICTNSNVKGPNQDSLSPLSSPGVSLPPSLGQSSPNCPSTPSPGQVTARQLQQQQAELDGGIGRDAAYETNQVALPQVPVQTVGVVNADHNSKAMSSSASSGQQVYPPAASFPSTARPSEPFRSAAMPQQMVPVAHSAGQMLAQMSRQNTPSGVTASNNNNNSPIQAPVGPTAPPGVWSATRPPFNTQQVAGQVGKGPSSQFNMGGFSSAPTSSTSSSFGQMGGASASMANTSYQQINSHTNPSTNGYGDVSQMGAQFSSRPAEGVAGWQQWQNQPHTQGTADTHSQSQNNQPEMFPDVLSMLDQTGSFGNDDFGEIPMFPPFPE, from the exons ATGACATCAGCTAATTCAG ATATGCCTGAGGTCTCTTCACTGGCCATGGCCACACCAGCTGGATCTCATTCTAACAGTGCCACCGTTGTGCCGAAGGCCAATAACAAGCGACAAGCCAC CTCGGACTATGACGACGATGAGGGAAGCAAATTATTCAG GTGTGATGATGATGGAGGTGGATCGAATGACAAGGAGAGATTTGCCAG GGAGAATCACAGCGAGATCGAGCGGAGGCGGAGAAATAAGATGACCGCTTACATCACAGAGCTGTCAGACATGGTGCCCACCTGCAGCGCACTGGCACGCAAACCAGACAAGCTCACCATCCTGCGCATGGCTGTGTCGCACATGAAGTCGCTCAGAGGGAGCGGCAACACCAGCACCGATGGAGCCTATAAACCGTCCTTTCTCACAGACCAG GAGCTGAAGCACCTGATTTTAGAGGCAGCTGATGGTTTCCTGTTTGTTGTGTCATGCGAGACCGGACGCGTCATTTATGTTTCGGACTCTGTTACGCCGGTTCTGAATCAGGCACAGTCGGATTGGCTTGGATCATCACTGTACGACCAGCTTCATCCAGACGACACAGAGAAACTCCGAGAGCAGCTTTCCACAACTGAAAACAACAACagcg GTCGGATGTTGGACATGAAAACAGGCACGGTAAAGAAAGAGGGTGGTCAGACATCTGTGAGGATGAGTATGGGTGCACGTCGCTCCTTCATCTGCAGGATGAG ATGTGGAGTGTGTCCAGTAGAGCCAGTATCCATGAACAGACTCAACTTCCTGAGAAGCAGAAACAG GAATGGATTGGGTCCTCCTAAGGAAGGTGAACCGCAGTATGTGGTTGTGCACTGCACAGGCTACATCAAATCTTGGCCTCCTGCAG gagtGACTCTTTCTGAAGAGGAGGCTGATAATAATCAGGGAAATCGTTTTTGTCTGGTCGCCATTGGAAGGCTGCAG GTCACCTGTTGCCCAGGCGACACAAACGTAAATAACATCAGCGTTCCAGTGGAATTTATTTCCCGCCACAACTGCCAGGGCGTTTACACCTTTGTGGATCACCGCTGTCTGGCAACAGTGGGCTACCAACCTCAG GAGTTACTGGGGAAGAGCGTTCTGGATTTTGCACACCCAGAAGACCAGGGCTTACTGCGAGACAGCCTTCAGCAG GTTGTGAAACTGCGAGGTCAGGTGCTTTCGGTGATGTTCCGCTTCCAGTCTAAATCGCGCGAGTGGATCTGGATGAGAACAAGCTCGTTCACCTTCCAGAATCCTTTCTCTGAAGAGATCGAGTACATCATCTGCACCAACTCCAATGTCAA AGGTCCGAATCAGGATTCCCTGTCCCCCCTTTCCTCCCCGGGGGTTTCACTGCCCCCTTCACTGGGGCAGAGCAGTCCTAACTGCCCCTCCACACCCAGCCCAGGTCAAGTCACAGCCAG GCAGTTGCAGCAGCAGCAGGCGGAGTTAGATGGAGGGATAGGTAGAGATGCAGCCTATGAAACCAATCAGGTCGCTCTTCCTCAG GTTCCAGTGCAGACTGTAGGTGTAGTCAATGCTGATCACA ACTCTAAGGCCATGTCCTCCAGTGCCTCTAGTGGACAGCAGGTTTACCCACCAGCAGCATCTTTCCCCAGTACTGCACGTCCCAGTGAGCCCTTCAG GTCAGCTGCAATGCCCCAGCAGATGGTGCCGGTGGCTCATTCAGCAGGTCAGATGCTGGCGCAGATGTCCCGTCAGAACACGCCCTCTGGAGTCACCgccagcaacaacaacaacaacagcccCATCCAGGCCCCGGTGGGACCCACAGCGCCTCCTGGAGTCTGGTCTGCCACACGACCTCCCTTCAACACACAG CAGGTGGCAGGTCAAGTTGGAAAAGGTCCGTCATCTCAGTTTAACATGGGTGGTTTCAGCTCCGCCCCTACGTCCTCCACTTCCTCTTCCTTTGGCCAGATGGGCGGAGCTTCTGCTTCAATGGCAAACACAAGTTACCAACAGATAAACAGTCACACAAACCCCTCAACTAATGGATATG GCGACGTTAGTCAGATGGGAGCGCAGTTCAGCTCCAGGCCAGCAGAGGGAGTTGCAGGGTGGCAGCAGTGGCAAAATCAGCCACACACGCAAGGCACTGCAGACACACACTCGCAGTCTCAAAACAACCAGCCAGAGATGTTTCCG GATGTTCTCTCCATGTTGGATCAGACCGGCAGCTTCGGGAACGATGACTTCGGAGAGATACCCATGTTTCCTCCTTTCCCCGAGTGA